From Gordonia crocea, the proteins below share one genomic window:
- a CDS encoding sulfite reductase subunit alpha — MDLLATAPTPDAPLTGEQKAWLAGYLAGLKERPNLAAPGGGEQLLVLYGSQSGNAEWVAVQAQRLAGARGLISRVADMDEVGIADVAAARKILIVVSTYGEGEMPDDAAALWHELADSAAPRLESTEVAVCGLGDSSYDGFCQTAINIDTRLAELGARRVVPRAECDVDFQSTIDTWLPAALDALAGIEAPPAAPEPAPAPERKPARKPAWGRRNPYSATIVTNRTLSAPGSAKEVRHIEIALGDSGIAYEPGDGLSVVPSNDPELVARILERLGATGDELIVDRRSERTLRESLTHHFEISTASKYLVDYVASRSGDAELTHLAETGDREALEAWLWGRDVLDVLNVDPSLTITGEELLGELRPLAPRAYSIASSPTIHGDSVHITMAVVRYRSFDRDHGGCASTHLADRRAVGEQIGVFITPNRSFRLPDDDVPAIMIGPGTGVAPFRSFLHERAARGATGDNWLFFGDQRREFDFAYREELEGFVDDGLLTRLDTAFSRDQEHKDYVQHRMAENGAELFAWLQRGARVYVCGDATRMAHDVDEALHEIIAEHGGFDADGAAHYVDELRTAKRYLRDVY, encoded by the coding sequence ATGGACCTGCTCGCCACTGCCCCGACTCCCGATGCACCGCTGACCGGTGAGCAGAAGGCCTGGTTGGCCGGCTATCTCGCGGGGCTCAAAGAGCGGCCGAATCTGGCCGCCCCCGGCGGGGGCGAACAACTGCTGGTCCTCTACGGCTCACAGTCGGGCAATGCCGAGTGGGTCGCGGTGCAGGCCCAGCGGCTGGCCGGCGCGCGCGGCCTGATCAGCCGCGTGGCCGACATGGACGAGGTCGGGATCGCCGACGTGGCGGCGGCGCGCAAGATCCTCATCGTCGTGTCGACCTACGGCGAGGGCGAGATGCCCGACGACGCGGCCGCACTGTGGCACGAGTTGGCCGACAGCGCCGCCCCGCGGCTCGAATCCACCGAGGTCGCGGTATGCGGCCTGGGCGACTCGAGCTATGACGGCTTCTGCCAGACGGCGATCAACATCGACACCCGGCTGGCCGAGCTGGGCGCCAGGCGGGTCGTCCCGCGCGCCGAGTGCGACGTCGACTTCCAGTCGACGATCGACACCTGGCTGCCGGCCGCCCTCGACGCCCTCGCCGGGATCGAGGCCCCGCCCGCAGCACCCGAACCGGCCCCGGCGCCCGAGCGCAAACCCGCCCGCAAACCGGCATGGGGCCGCCGCAACCCCTACTCGGCGACGATCGTCACCAATCGCACGCTCTCGGCCCCCGGCTCGGCCAAGGAGGTCCGCCACATCGAGATCGCCCTGGGCGACAGCGGCATCGCCTATGAACCGGGCGACGGCCTGTCGGTGGTGCCCTCCAACGACCCCGAACTGGTCGCTCGGATCCTCGAGCGCCTCGGCGCGACCGGCGACGAGCTGATCGTCGACCGGCGCAGCGAGCGGACCCTGCGGGAGTCTCTGACCCATCATTTCGAGATCTCGACCGCCTCGAAGTACCTCGTCGACTACGTCGCCTCGCGCAGCGGCGACGCCGAGCTGACCCACCTCGCCGAAACCGGCGACCGCGAAGCGCTCGAGGCGTGGCTGTGGGGGCGCGACGTCCTCGACGTGCTCAACGTCGACCCGTCGCTCACCATCACCGGCGAGGAGCTCCTCGGCGAACTGCGGCCGTTGGCGCCGCGCGCCTATTCGATCGCCTCGTCCCCGACGATCCACGGCGATTCCGTGCACATCACGATGGCCGTCGTGCGCTACCGCTCCTTCGACCGCGATCACGGCGGCTGCGCCTCCACCCACCTCGCCGACCGCCGCGCGGTGGGCGAGCAGATCGGGGTGTTCATCACCCCCAACCGGTCCTTCCGGCTCCCCGACGACGACGTGCCGGCCATCATGATCGGCCCGGGCACCGGCGTCGCCCCGTTCCGCTCCTTCCTCCACGAGCGCGCCGCCCGCGGCGCCACCGGGGACAACTGGCTGTTCTTCGGTGACCAGCGCCGCGAGTTCGACTTCGCCTACCGCGAGGAGCTCGAGGGCTTCGTCGACGACGGGCTGCTCACCCGCCTCGACACCGCCTTTTCCCGCGACCAGGAGCACAAGGACTACGTCCAGCACCGGATGGCCGAGAACGGCGCCGAGCTGTTCGCCTGGTTGCAGCGCGGCGCACGGGTGTACGTCTGCGGCGACGCGACGCGCATGGCCCACGATGTCGACGAGGCGCTGCACGAGATCATCGCCGAGCACGGCGGTTTCGACGCCGACGGGGCGGCGCACTACGTCGACGAGCTCCGCACCGCCAAGCGGTACCTGCGCGACGTCTACTGA
- the rpmE gene encoding 50S ribosomal protein L31, with the protein MKKDIHPEYVATTVVCGCGNTFETRSTRSDGRINVEVCSQCHPFYTGKQKILDTGGRVARFEKRYGKREKKATADS; encoded by the coding sequence ATGAAGAAGGACATCCACCCGGAGTACGTGGCCACCACCGTCGTGTGCGGTTGCGGCAACACGTTCGAGACCCGCAGCACCCGCAGTGACGGACGGATCAACGTCGAAGTCTGCTCGCAGTGCCACCCGTTCTACACGGGCAAGCAGAAGATCCTCGACACCGGCGGCCGCGTCGCCCGCTTCGAGAAGCGGTACGGCAAGCGCGAGAAGAAGGCCACCGCCGACAGCTAG
- the prfA gene encoding peptide chain release factor 1, whose translation MATEQPSAIDDILAEYAGLETQLSDPALHDDAANARRVAKRFAELGPVMSTYTKLTAARDDLAAATELAADDPGFAEEIPALTEQVAALDAALTDLLAPRDPHDGDDVVLEVRPGAGGEESALFASDLVRMYLKYCERHGWKAQVLGVTESDLGGYKEATLSIRAPQATRDGVWSRLKFEGGVHRVQRVPVTESQGRIHTSAAGVLVYPEPDEVAEVVIDDSDLRVDVYRSSGKGGQGVNTTDSAVRLTHLPTGIVVTCQNERSQLQNKARAMQVLAARLQAQAEEEAAAAAAEGRAAQIRTVDRSERIRTYNFPENRIADHRIGYKANNLDSVLAGDMDALLDALVESDKQARLAAE comes from the coding sequence ATGGCCACCGAGCAACCGTCGGCGATCGACGACATCCTGGCCGAATACGCCGGGTTGGAGACGCAGCTCTCCGACCCGGCGCTGCACGACGACGCGGCCAACGCCCGACGCGTCGCCAAGCGCTTCGCCGAACTCGGCCCGGTGATGTCGACCTACACCAAGCTGACCGCGGCGCGCGACGACCTGGCCGCGGCCACCGAGCTCGCCGCCGACGACCCCGGCTTCGCCGAGGAGATCCCGGCGCTGACCGAGCAGGTCGCCGCGCTCGACGCCGCACTCACCGACCTGCTCGCCCCGCGCGATCCGCACGACGGTGACGACGTGGTGCTCGAGGTGCGGCCCGGCGCCGGTGGCGAGGAATCGGCGCTGTTCGCCTCCGACCTGGTGCGGATGTACCTCAAATACTGCGAGCGGCACGGGTGGAAGGCGCAGGTGCTCGGCGTCACCGAGTCCGACCTCGGCGGCTACAAGGAGGCGACCCTGTCGATCCGCGCCCCGCAGGCGACCCGCGACGGCGTGTGGTCCCGGTTGAAGTTCGAGGGCGGCGTGCACCGCGTGCAGCGGGTCCCGGTCACCGAGTCGCAGGGTCGGATCCACACCTCCGCGGCCGGGGTCCTGGTGTACCCGGAACCCGACGAGGTCGCCGAGGTCGTCATCGACGACTCCGACCTGCGCGTGGACGTCTACCGCAGCTCCGGCAAGGGCGGTCAGGGCGTCAACACCACCGACTCGGCGGTCCGCCTGACCCACCTGCCCACCGGCATCGTGGTGACCTGTCAGAACGAGCGGTCGCAGTTGCAGAACAAGGCGCGGGCCATGCAGGTCCTCGCGGCGCGGTTGCAGGCGCAGGCCGAGGAGGAGGCGGCCGCGGCCGCCGCCGAGGGGCGCGCGGCGCAGATCCGCACGGTGGACCGCTCCGAGCGGATCCGCACCTACAACTTCCCGGAGAACCGGATTGCCGACCACCGCATCGGCTACAAGGCCAACAACCTCGACTCGGTCCTCGCCGGCGACATGGACGCGTTGCTCGACGCCCTCGTCGAATCCGACAAGCAGGCCCGGCTCGCCGCCGAGTGA
- a CDS encoding N5-glutamine methyltransferase family protein, whose protein sequence is MTRPVAPGGLLADACARLAAAGVDSPRADAEWLLADVLRVPRGRLILVDEVDPRAATAFEAAVARRAAREPLQHILGRVEFGAGDATVVLAVGPGVFTPRPETELLLAWAVASAPPGALVADLCSGSGALAVGLAAARPDLRVLAVELSASARTWLRRNIAAQPLAVARRVAVVAADVTEPAALREAVVAQAGPVGWPVDAPLDLIVSNPPYVPLRVGDAPTPVSPEVRADPPEAVFGGDDGMAVIVPMLASIRDLAAAGAPVGIEHDDSTGPAVARALAAAGFDDVRATADLAGRPRFATARAPGSTDHRAGSGEC, encoded by the coding sequence GTGACTAGACCCGTCGCCCCCGGCGGTCTCCTCGCCGATGCCTGCGCCCGGCTCGCCGCGGCCGGTGTCGACTCGCCCCGTGCCGACGCGGAGTGGCTCCTGGCCGATGTGCTCAGGGTCCCCCGCGGCCGCCTGATCCTCGTCGACGAGGTGGATCCGCGCGCCGCGACCGCCTTCGAGGCGGCGGTGGCGCGGCGGGCCGCCCGCGAACCGCTGCAGCACATCCTGGGCCGCGTCGAGTTCGGCGCCGGTGACGCGACGGTGGTGCTGGCCGTCGGACCGGGGGTGTTCACGCCGCGGCCGGAGACCGAACTGCTCCTCGCGTGGGCGGTCGCGAGCGCACCGCCGGGCGCACTCGTGGCCGACCTCTGCTCGGGCTCGGGCGCCTTGGCCGTCGGCCTGGCGGCCGCGCGGCCCGATCTCCGCGTACTCGCGGTCGAACTGTCGGCGTCGGCGCGCACCTGGTTGCGGCGCAACATCGCCGCCCAGCCGCTGGCAGTCGCCCGCCGGGTGGCCGTGGTGGCCGCCGACGTCACCGAACCGGCGGCCCTGCGCGAGGCGGTCGTGGCCCAGGCCGGTCCGGTGGGCTGGCCGGTGGACGCGCCGCTGGACCTCATCGTCAGCAATCCGCCCTACGTCCCGCTCCGTGTCGGTGATGCACCCACGCCGGTCTCGCCGGAGGTGCGGGCCGACCCGCCCGAGGCGGTGTTCGGCGGCGACGACGGGATGGCGGTGATCGTCCCGATGCTGGCGTCGATCCGCGATCTCGCCGCGGCCGGTGCGCCGGTCGGCATCGAGCACGACGATTCCACCGGCCCCGCGGTGGCGCGGGCTTTGGCGGCGGCCGGCTTCGACGATGTGCGCGCGACCGCCGATCTCGCCGGACGTCCCCGCTTCGCGACCGCGCGGGCACCGGGGAGCACCGACCACCGCGCGGGTTCGGGGGAGTGCTGA
- a CDS encoding L-threonylcarbamoyladenylate synthase, with protein sequence MSTVYDCTDPQTRSAGISAAVAAARSSRLVVLPTDTLYGIGCDAFDGDAVADLLAAKGRGRDMPVPVLVGSWHTIDGLVLSVPLAARELTRAFWPGGLSLVVQQAPSLAWDLGDTDGTVMLRMPLHPVAIELLREVGPMAVSSANVSGQPPATTVGQARDQLGDSVSVYLDGGPSAAAVASTIVDVTREVPLILREGAISAERISEVLDVDVAELRGVS encoded by the coding sequence GTGAGCACTGTCTACGACTGCACGGACCCGCAGACCCGGTCGGCGGGCATCTCGGCGGCGGTCGCCGCAGCGCGGTCGTCGCGCCTGGTCGTGCTTCCGACGGACACCCTCTACGGGATCGGCTGCGACGCCTTCGACGGCGATGCGGTGGCCGACCTGCTGGCCGCCAAGGGGCGTGGTCGGGACATGCCGGTGCCCGTCCTCGTCGGCTCCTGGCACACCATCGACGGGCTGGTCCTGTCGGTGCCGCTCGCCGCACGCGAACTGACCCGGGCGTTCTGGCCCGGTGGCCTCTCGTTGGTGGTCCAGCAGGCCCCGTCGTTGGCGTGGGACCTGGGGGACACCGACGGCACGGTGATGCTCCGGATGCCGTTGCACCCGGTGGCCATCGAGCTGCTGCGCGAGGTGGGGCCGATGGCGGTGTCGAGCGCCAACGTCTCGGGCCAGCCGCCCGCGACGACGGTGGGGCAGGCGCGCGACCAACTCGGCGACTCGGTCTCGGTCTACCTCGACGGCGGTCCGTCGGCCGCCGCGGTGGCCTCGACGATCGTCGACGTGACCCGCGAGGTACCGCTGATCCTGCGCGAGGGCGCGATCAGCGCGGAGCGGATCTCCGAGGTCCTCGACGTCGACGTCGCCGAACTGCGGGGCGTGTCGTGA
- a CDS encoding glycosyltransferase family 4 protein: MNELVAVTSGISSSGAGVPLRELVLVGATAAAVTFMLTSLVRVFAIRAGAVAVPRARDVHVIPTPRLGGVGMFLGAVAAIAFAAQLPALNRGFAYTPDMMAVIVSGLVIVLVGVIDDRWGLDALTKFLGQVTAAGVLVIMGVSWTVIYIPFGNIGTLTLDPLQAGLLTVVITVATINAINFVDGLDGLAAGLGLIAALAICLFSLGQLRDLGGDSSSYPPALITVALAGACLGFLPHNFSPARIFMGDSGAMLIGLMLAAASTSATGRRAPNAYGAADVFTLLSPLILVAAIMFIPMLDMLMAVVRRTRAGVGFYTPDKMHLHHRLLELGHSQSRVALLIYLWVGVLALSVSASTVVPLRVVGPIFATGLLVALVFTFLPRIIATVRGTPAPKAP; this comes from the coding sequence GTGAACGAGCTGGTCGCGGTGACCTCGGGGATCAGTTCCTCGGGGGCCGGGGTGCCGCTGCGCGAACTCGTCCTGGTGGGGGCGACGGCCGCCGCGGTGACCTTCATGCTGACCTCGCTGGTCCGGGTGTTCGCCATCCGGGCGGGCGCGGTGGCGGTGCCGCGGGCCCGTGACGTGCACGTCATCCCGACGCCCCGGTTGGGCGGCGTCGGAATGTTCCTCGGGGCGGTGGCCGCGATCGCCTTTGCCGCGCAGCTGCCCGCGCTGAACCGGGGATTCGCCTACACGCCGGACATGATGGCGGTAATCGTCTCCGGACTGGTGATCGTGCTGGTCGGCGTCATCGACGACCGGTGGGGCCTGGATGCGCTGACCAAGTTCCTCGGCCAGGTGACCGCGGCCGGGGTGTTGGTCATCATGGGCGTCAGCTGGACGGTCATCTACATCCCGTTCGGCAACATCGGGACGCTGACGCTCGACCCGCTCCAGGCCGGGCTGCTCACCGTGGTGATCACCGTGGCCACCATCAACGCCATCAACTTCGTCGACGGCCTCGACGGCCTGGCCGCCGGGTTGGGCCTGATCGCCGCGTTGGCGATCTGCCTGTTCTCCCTCGGCCAGCTGCGCGACCTCGGGGGCGACTCGAGTTCCTACCCGCCGGCGCTGATCACCGTCGCCTTGGCCGGGGCCTGCCTGGGCTTCCTGCCGCACAACTTCAGCCCGGCCCGGATCTTCATGGGGGACTCGGGCGCCATGCTCATCGGGTTGATGCTGGCGGCCGCCTCGACCAGCGCGACCGGCCGTCGGGCGCCGAACGCCTACGGCGCCGCCGACGTCTTCACCCTGTTGTCCCCGTTGATCCTGGTCGCCGCGATCATGTTCATCCCGATGCTGGACATGCTGATGGCGGTGGTGCGCCGGACCCGGGCCGGGGTCGGCTTCTACACGCCGGACAAGATGCACCTGCACCACCGACTCCTCGAACTCGGACACTCGCAATCGCGCGTGGCCCTGCTGATCTACCTGTGGGTCGGCGTGTTGGCGCTGTCGGTGTCCGCGAGCACCGTCGTCCCGCTGCGGGTCGTCGGACCGATCTTCGCCACCGGACTCCTCGTCGCGCTCGTGTTCACCTTCCTGCCGCGGATCATTGCCACGGTGCGGGGCACACCCGCGCCGAAGGCGCCCTGA
- the atpB gene encoding F0F1 ATP synthase subunit A → MADSSGEFKPPTLDDFFPPQVLFEGTPFALDRLMLIRLGVVLLVSLFFIVAMRSPKLIPRGIQNVAESMLDFVRVQIAEEILGKENGRKYLTIIATIFFATIFLNLTSVIPFLNISSNARIGFPMVMAAAAYVTYLWVGFRKFGFFGFLKASTVLPGVPLPIHFLLIPIEFISTFLLRPFTLTVRLMANMLAGHIMLVLFFSATQFFFFEAKNWMAVFGLPALLVGVAFTFFELLVIALQAYIFALLTAVYIDQSIHADAH, encoded by the coding sequence TTGGCCGATTCCAGTGGAGAATTCAAACCGCCCACGCTGGACGACTTCTTTCCCCCGCAAGTCCTGTTCGAGGGCACGCCGTTCGCGCTCGACCGCCTCATGCTCATCCGGCTCGGCGTGGTCCTGCTCGTGTCGCTCTTCTTCATCGTCGCCATGCGCAGCCCCAAGCTCATCCCGCGCGGTATCCAGAACGTCGCCGAGAGCATGCTCGACTTCGTCCGCGTCCAGATCGCCGAGGAGATCCTGGGCAAGGAGAACGGGCGCAAGTATCTGACGATCATCGCGACCATCTTCTTCGCGACCATCTTCTTGAACCTGACCTCGGTCATCCCGTTCTTGAACATCTCGTCCAACGCCCGCATCGGGTTCCCGATGGTGATGGCCGCGGCCGCGTACGTGACCTACCTGTGGGTCGGTTTCCGCAAGTTCGGCTTCTTCGGCTTCCTCAAGGCGTCCACGGTCCTGCCGGGTGTGCCGCTGCCGATCCACTTCCTGCTGATCCCGATCGAGTTCATCTCGACCTTCCTGCTGCGGCCGTTCACGCTCACCGTTCGTCTCATGGCCAACATGCTGGCCGGCCACATCATGCTGGTCCTGTTCTTCTCGGCCACGCAGTTCTTCTTCTTCGAGGCGAAGAACTGGATGGCGGTCTTCGGACTGCCCGCGCTGCTGGTCGGTGTCGCCTTCACCTTCTTCGAACTGTTGGTGATCGCCCTGCAGGCCTACATCTTCGCGCTGTTGACCGCGGTCTACATCGACCAGTCGATCCACGCCGACGCGCACTGA
- a CDS encoding ATP synthase F0 subunit C, with product MSYIAQTLADANEIKGTGFGAIGYGLAAIGPGIGVGIVAGKAIEGIARQPELSGQIRTTMFLGIALSEALALIGIVAGFIF from the coding sequence ATGAGCTACATCGCCCAGACCCTGGCCGACGCCAACGAGATCAAGGGGACCGGCTTCGGTGCCATCGGCTACGGCCTCGCCGCCATCGGCCCCGGTATCGGTGTCGGTATCGTGGCCGGCAAGGCCATCGAGGGTATTGCCCGTCAGCCCGAGCTGTCCGGCCAGATCCGCACCACCATGTTCCTCGGTATCGCACTGTCTGAGGCACTGGCGCTGATCGGTATCGTCGCCGGCTTCATTTTCTGA
- a CDS encoding F0F1 ATP synthase subunit B, with product MINATELTLLVAEGGEKHNPLLPHTYDIVWSLVAFAVVFFVFWKFVIPRYQKVLDERRDAIEGGIERAEQAQAQANAELATYREKLAGAREEAAAIRDEARTQGQQIVADATATAQAESDRIVAAGNQQLEASRQQVVSELRGDIGKMSIDLAEKLVGESLGDSAKQSATVDRFLAEIDTAK from the coding sequence ATGATCAACGCAACCGAACTGACGCTGCTCGTTGCAGAGGGTGGGGAGAAGCACAACCCGCTTCTGCCGCACACGTACGACATCGTCTGGTCGCTGGTCGCGTTCGCCGTCGTCTTCTTCGTGTTCTGGAAGTTCGTGATCCCTCGCTACCAGAAGGTGCTCGACGAGCGCCGGGACGCGATCGAGGGCGGCATCGAGCGGGCCGAGCAGGCACAGGCACAGGCGAATGCCGAACTCGCGACCTATCGCGAGAAGCTGGCCGGTGCCCGCGAGGAGGCGGCAGCCATCCGCGACGAGGCCCGTACCCAGGGCCAGCAGATCGTCGCCGATGCCACCGCCACCGCGCAGGCCGAGAGCGACCGCATCGTCGCGGCCGGCAACCAGCAGCTGGAGGCCAGCCGCCAGCAGGTGGTGTCGGAGCTCCGCGGCGACATCGGGAAGATGTCGATCGACCTGGCCGAGAAGTTGGTCGGGGAGTCGCTGGGCGATTCCGCCAAGCAGTCGGCCACCGTCGACCGCTTCCTCGCCGAGATCGACACCGCGAAATAG
- a CDS encoding F0F1 ATP synthase subunit delta: MYAASSREALAGARSVLEPATGSAAAAATVGDELLEVSRLLGENRELLSTLTEAAVPPAERTAVARGVLSGKVADATGEVVGAAVGGQWSTSTDLASGLHDLGVEALLRSASAAGTGDTVEDELFRLGRIIASDAALEQALSDRARPVADRVGLLRSLIAGKVNPVTEKLALDAIERSSLQPADALAALADTAAAISGRRVAHVRAAEALTDAQRQRLASELEADLGSPVTLHVDVDPALLGGVVVRVGNEQIDGSVAGKFAAVRRGLR, from the coding sequence ATGTACGCAGCATCGTCACGCGAGGCCCTTGCCGGGGCGCGCTCAGTGCTGGAACCGGCGACCGGATCCGCAGCCGCCGCCGCCACCGTCGGCGACGAACTGCTCGAGGTCTCACGGCTCCTCGGTGAGAACCGGGAGTTGCTGAGCACCCTGACCGAGGCCGCCGTCCCGCCCGCTGAGCGCACCGCGGTCGCCCGCGGCGTACTGAGCGGCAAGGTTGCCGACGCCACCGGTGAGGTGGTCGGGGCAGCCGTCGGCGGACAGTGGTCTACTTCGACCGACCTGGCCTCGGGCCTGCACGACCTCGGGGTCGAGGCGCTGCTGCGCTCGGCGTCGGCGGCGGGTACCGGCGATACGGTCGAGGACGAGCTATTCCGCCTCGGCCGGATCATCGCCAGTGACGCCGCCCTCGAGCAGGCGCTGTCGGACCGGGCCCGCCCGGTGGCCGACCGCGTCGGCCTCCTGCGCTCGCTCATCGCGGGCAAGGTGAACCCGGTGACCGAGAAGCTGGCGCTCGACGCGATCGAGCGCTCGTCGCTCCAGCCGGCCGACGCCCTTGCGGCACTGGCCGACACCGCGGCGGCCATCAGCGGCCGACGGGTGGCGCACGTCCGCGCCGCCGAGGCATTGACCGACGCCCAGCGGCAGCGGTTGGCCAGCGAACTCGAGGCCGACCTCGGCTCGCCGGTCACCCTCCATGTCGACGTCGATCCCGCCCTCCTCGGTGGTGTCGTGGTCCGCGTCGGCAACGAGCAGATCGACGGAAGCGTCGCCGGCAAGTTCGCTGCGGTGCGCCGCGGCCTGCGGTAG
- the atpA gene encoding F0F1 ATP synthase subunit alpha has protein sequence MAELTISSDEIRSALSTYTKEVDASATREEVGTVVDTGDGIAHVSGLPGAMANELLEFPGGIRGVALNLDLDAVGAVILGDYENIEEGQEVKRTGNVLSVPVGDNFLGRVVDPLGAPIDGLGPIEAEADRVLELQAATVLERQPVEESLATGIKAIDAMTAIGRGQRQLIIGDRKTGKTAVCIDAILNQKDNWKSGDPDKQVRCIYVAIGQKGSTIAGVKTALEEAGAMEYTTIVAAPASDSAGFKWLAPYTGSAIGQHWMYAGKHVLIVFDDLSKQAEAYRAISLLLRRPPGREAYPGDVFYLHSRLLERCAKLSDEMGGGSMTGLPIIETKANDVSAFIPTNVISITDGQVFLESDLFNKGVRPAINVGISVSRVGGAAQTKGLKKVSGSLRLELAQFRELEAFSAFASDLDAASKAQLERGARWVELLKQDQYSPVSVEDQIVSIYLCGEGFMDSVPVDDVRRFESELLADLRHSAAGVYSNIAGGGALSDEDIAALTTATNNFKEGFVASDGSRVVNEPEAAALDADEVESETLRVTKKKK, from the coding sequence ATGGCGGAGTTGACCATCTCCTCCGATGAGATTCGGAGCGCGCTGAGCACGTACACCAAGGAGGTGGACGCATCGGCCACCCGTGAAGAGGTGGGCACGGTCGTGGACACCGGCGACGGCATCGCCCACGTCAGTGGCCTGCCCGGCGCCATGGCGAACGAGCTGCTGGAGTTCCCCGGCGGAATCCGCGGCGTCGCGCTGAACCTCGACCTCGACGCAGTCGGCGCGGTCATCCTCGGTGACTACGAGAACATCGAAGAGGGCCAAGAGGTCAAGCGGACCGGCAACGTGCTGTCGGTGCCGGTCGGCGACAACTTCCTCGGCCGCGTGGTCGACCCGCTGGGCGCCCCGATCGACGGCTTGGGCCCGATCGAGGCCGAGGCCGACCGCGTGCTGGAGCTGCAGGCGGCGACGGTGCTCGAGCGCCAGCCGGTCGAGGAGAGCCTCGCCACCGGTATCAAGGCCATCGACGCGATGACCGCCATCGGCCGCGGCCAGCGCCAGCTGATCATCGGCGACCGCAAGACCGGCAAGACCGCGGTCTGCATCGACGCCATCCTGAACCAGAAGGACAACTGGAAGAGCGGCGACCCGGACAAGCAGGTTCGCTGCATCTACGTCGCCATCGGCCAGAAGGGCTCGACCATCGCCGGCGTCAAGACGGCGCTCGAAGAGGCCGGCGCGATGGAGTACACCACCATCGTCGCCGCCCCCGCGTCGGACTCGGCCGGCTTCAAGTGGCTCGCGCCCTACACCGGCTCGGCCATCGGCCAGCACTGGATGTACGCCGGCAAGCACGTCCTGATCGTGTTCGACGACCTGTCGAAGCAGGCCGAGGCCTACCGTGCGATCTCGCTGCTGCTGCGCCGCCCGCCGGGCCGCGAGGCTTACCCCGGCGACGTCTTCTACCTGCACTCGCGCCTGCTGGAGCGTTGCGCCAAGCTGTCCGACGAGATGGGCGGCGGTTCGATGACCGGCCTGCCGATCATCGAGACCAAGGCCAACGACGTCTCGGCGTTCATCCCGACCAACGTCATCTCGATCACCGACGGCCAGGTCTTCCTCGAGTCGGACCTCTTCAACAAGGGTGTCCGCCCGGCCATCAACGTCGGCATCTCGGTGTCGCGCGTCGGTGGTGCCGCGCAGACCAAGGGCCTGAAGAAGGTGTCCGGTTCGCTGCGTCTGGAGCTGGCCCAGTTCCGCGAGCTGGAGGCCTTCTCGGCCTTCGCCTCCGACCTCGACGCCGCGTCGAAGGCACAGCTCGAGCGCGGTGCCCGCTGGGTCGAGCTGCTCAAGCAGGACCAGTACAGCCCGGTCTCCGTCGAGGACCAGATCGTCTCGATCTACCTCTGTGGTGAGGGCTTCATGGACTCGGTCCCGGTCGACGACGTGCGCCGCTTCGAGTCCGAGCTGCTGGCCGACCTGCGCCACAGTGCGGCCGGCGTCTACAGCAACATCGCCGGCGGCGGTGCGCTCAGCGACGAGGACATCGCGGCCCTGACCACCGCGACGAACAACTTCAAGGAAGGCTTCGTCGCCAGCGACGGCAGCCGCGTCGTCAACGAACCGGAGGCAGCGGCCCTCGACGCCGACGAGGTCGAGTCCGAGACCCTCCGGGTGACCAAGAAGAAGAAGTAG